The Daucus carota subsp. sativus chromosome 2, DH1 v3.0, whole genome shotgun sequence genome includes a window with the following:
- the LOC108209459 gene encoding uncharacterized protein LOC108209459 isoform X3, producing the protein MIGGKVVLTYKRKRSSVRTSPVREDGCPRSYSSDQISIESYENRVCELQDQSNDSEHLKTRNWLSTVIEAQDTPESLEVCKSSTRNLKKHVEESAFRDTSSSHDKLGISCERISEKNISTELSSNDHPSMMELCMNSVRSCADGLNHESSASQSMNTYIGKNSDILSIKSLNEKNCASKCVDGSELNELDVKERALLAKGITANICGNILKRTRFSPLFIFRRRSKIEKIANVIDEEKKSLLEEDKGASLDKGVSSSQYKTSICEAVTGEDCLVDPLRDLNQPEVARQDICSPYAQADSIAGILTSANHVEETPCMEKDISKDITPLATDQADPSATCARISSNIGNEDLFCAAAAETEQQTSSIKNDFVNNKSQFVSSDNVEGKIFDRTRSEGSPGYTELAAIPPGSCGVLNCNVSLDLRSNENRIPTISEAHRDSKDSTSSNAPILQQLAPRGQLLDLLNPKVGELSFVHHADVKGSSTLVKDGSGEFISEYMGAASENNYQQHEAIAYRASEESRLFSLEQGRSQPRFAARSADFLGLSLLPEPRCVYAPNACNFVGRTSEFVQEAHSQLSSVQRSSLVRHELMLDNVVTRAGAVNGKRSCFFDNFQRPTTWSEEELDFLWIGVRRHGRGNWNTMLMDPRLHFLLWRSPQELAQRWDEEQSKHFSGISPFHGKHFRPTDIHKRNYFHSRAGFPMEGLADEVQFSLGDSNACHLDNNVPVNNCQINGIEQIRGPYTSMNTLHTKHYDKYCRGKYGSTSISGTEISSADGATSGLTTKGNLPHWLREAVNVPPSIHPPGMQFVNQTYPAYSAVGNLTEACTIGTLGSRNGVSASSGTDQCHANGQKDDLIVIDSDASSEETISDDHNTRH; encoded by the exons ATGATTGGCGGTAAAGTAGTTTTGACGTATAAACGAAAGAGATCATCAGTAAGGACCAGCCCTGTCCGTGAAGATGGATGCCCTAGGTCATACTCCAGTGATCAAATTTCCATAGAGTCATATGAAAATCGAGTGTGTGAGCTTCAAGATCAGAGTAATGATTCAGAG CACCTGAAAACTCGGAACTGGCTGAGCACTGTCATTGAGGCACAAGATACACCAGAGTCACTTGAAGTTTGTAAATCAAGCACAAGAAATCTAAAGAAACATGTTGAAGAATCTGCTTTCAGAGACACATCCTCAAGTCATGATAAGTTGGGAATTTCTTGTGAAAGGATCTCTGAGAAGAACATTTCAACAGAATTATCATCCAACGATCATCCAAGTATGATGGAATTGTGCATGAACTCTGTTCGGTCATGTGCTGATGGACTTAACCATGAAAGTTCAGCTTCTCAATCAATGAATACATATATTGGAAAGAACTCTGATATTCTGAGCATAAAAtctttaaatgaaaaaaattgtgCCTCCAAGTGTGTGGATGGATCTGAACTCAATGAACTTGATGTGAAAGAAAGAGCTCTACTTGCTAAAGGTATAACAGCCAACATCTGTGGCAACATACTCAAAAGAACAAGGTTTTCTCCGCTTTTTATTTTCAGGCGAAGGTCCAAAATAGAAAAGATTGCGAATGTGATAGATGAAGAAAAGAAGTCACTGCTTGAGGAGGATAAGGGTGCATCACTAGACAAGGGTGTAAGTTCTTCACAATATAAAACCTCTATATGTGAAGCAGTAACTGGTGAAGACTGCTTGGTTGACCCCTTAAGAGATCTGAATCAGCCAGAA GTCGCCAGACAAGATATTTGTTCACCATATGCCCAGGCTGATTCTATTGCTGGAATTCTGAC taGTGCTAATCACGTGGAAGAAACACCTTGCATGGAGAAGGACATAAGTAAAGACATCACACCTCTTGCCACTGACCAAGCAGATCCTTCTGCTACTTGTGCCAGAATCTCGTCAAATATTGGCAATGAAGATCTGTTTTGTGCAGCTGCGGCTGAAACTGAGCAACAGACGTCATCTATCAAGAATGATTTTGTTAATAACAAGTCTCAATTCGTTTCAAGTGATAATGTGGAGGGCAAAATTTTTGATCGCACGCGATCTGAAGGCTCCCCCGGATATACAGAGCTAGCTGCCATTCCTCCTG GTTCATGTGGAGTATTGAATTGCAACGTATCATTGGATTTGCGCTCCAATGAAAATCGAATTCCTACAATTTCAGAAGCTCATCGTGATTCTAAAGATTCCACTAGCAGTAATGCTCCTATCCTGCAACAGTTGGCTCCCCGGGGCCAGCTTTTGGATCTTCTAAATCCTAAAGTAGGAGAATTGTCATTTGTGCACCATGCTGATGTTAAAGGTAGTTCCACATTGGTTAAAGATGGCAGTGGAGAGTTCATTTCAGAGTACATGGGAGCTGCATCAGAGAACAATTATCAGCAG CACGAAGCAATAGCTTACAGGGCTTCTGAAGAAAGCAGACTATTTTCATTGGAACAAGGTAGGAGCCAGCCCAGATTTGCTGCACGATCTGCAGATTTTCTTGGTTTATCCCTTCTTCCAGAACCCAGATGTGTTTATGCCCCCAATGCGTGTAACTTTGTTGGAAGAACTAGCGAATTTGTTCAAGAAGCACATTCTCAGCTTTCTTCAGTTCAGAGATCATCTCTTGTCAGACATGAACTGATGCTTGATAACGTCGTAACAAGAGCAGGAGCAGTAAACGGAAAGAGAAGCTGTTTCTTTGATAATTTCCAGAGGCCAACCACCTGGTCAGAAGAAGAACTGGACTTTCTTTGGATTGGTGTTAGAAGACATGGAAGAGGAAATTGGAATACGATGCTAATGGATCCCAGGCTGCACTTTTTGTTGTGGAGGTCGCCTCAGGAGCTGGCTCAGCGTTGGGATGAGGAGCAATCCAAACATTTTAGTGGCATATCACCATTTCATGGGAAGCATTTTAGACCAACTGACATCCACAAGAGGAACTACTTCCACTCCAGAGCTGGATTCCCGATGGAGGGTCTGGCTGATGAAGTCCAATTTTCACTAGGAGATTCAAATGCCTGTCATCTAGACAATAATGTCCCAGTCAACAATTGTCAAATCAACGGGATTGAACAGATCCGTGGGCCATATACAAGCATGAATACACTTCACACCAAACACTATGATAAGTACTGCAGAGGAAAATATGGAAGCACGTCAATTTCAGGTACTGAAATTTCTTCAGCTGATGGCGCGACAAGTGGTTTGACTACGAAGGGTAATTTACCTCATTGGCTCAGAGAAGCAGTTAATGTTCCTCCATCCATACATCCGCCAGGAATGCAGTTTGTCAATCAAACTTATCCCGCTTATTCTGCAGTTGGTAACTTAACAGAAGCTTGTACTATTGGCACATTAGGTAGTCGAAATGGAGTATCTGCGTCAAGTGGAACTGACCAGTGTCATGCCAACGGACAGAAAGATGACCTGATTGTTATCGACAGCGATGCATCTTCTGAAGAAACAATATCTGATGATCATAACACTAGGCATTAG
- the LOC108209459 gene encoding uncharacterized protein LOC108209459 isoform X2, whose translation MIGGKVVLTYKRKRSSVRTSPVREDGCPRSYSSDQISIESYENRVCELQDQSNDSEHLKTRNWLSTVIEAQDTPESLEVCKSSTRNLKKHVEESAFRDTSSSHDKLGISCERISEKNISTELSSNDHPSMMELCMNSVRSCADGLNHESSASQSMNTYIGKNSDILSIKSLNEKNCASKCVDGSELNELDVKERALLAKGITANICGNILKRTRFSPLFIFRRRSKIEKIANVIDEEKKSLLEEDKGASLDKGVSSSQYKTSICEAVTGEDCLVDPLRDLNQPEVSLEVARQDICSPYAQADSIAGILTANHVEETPCMEKDISKDITPLATDQADPSATCARISSNIGNEDLFCAAAAETEQQTSSIKNDFVNNKSQFVSSDNVEGKIFDRTRSEGSPGYTELAAIPPGSCGVLNCNVSLDLRSNENRIPTISEAHRDSKDSTSSNAPILQQLAPRGQLLDLLNPKVGELSFVHHADVKGSSTLVKDGSGEFISEYMGAASENNYQQHEAIAYRASEESRLFSLEQGRSQPRFAARSADFLGLSLLPEPRCVYAPNACNFVGRTSEFVQEAHSQLSSVQRSSLVRHELMLDNVVTRAGAVNGKRSCFFDNFQRPTTWSEEELDFLWIGVRRHGRGNWNTMLMDPRLHFLLWRSPQELAQRWDEEQSKHFSGISPFHGKHFRPTDIHKRNYFHSRAGFPMEGLADEVQFSLGDSNACHLDNNVPVNNCQINGIEQIRGPYTSMNTLHTKHYDKYCRGKYGSTSISGTEISSADGATSGLTTKGNLPHWLREAVNVPPSIHPPGMQFVNQTYPAYSAVGNLTEACTIGTLGSRNGVSASSGTDQCHANGQKDDLIVIDSDASSEETISDDHNTRH comes from the exons ATGATTGGCGGTAAAGTAGTTTTGACGTATAAACGAAAGAGATCATCAGTAAGGACCAGCCCTGTCCGTGAAGATGGATGCCCTAGGTCATACTCCAGTGATCAAATTTCCATAGAGTCATATGAAAATCGAGTGTGTGAGCTTCAAGATCAGAGTAATGATTCAGAG CACCTGAAAACTCGGAACTGGCTGAGCACTGTCATTGAGGCACAAGATACACCAGAGTCACTTGAAGTTTGTAAATCAAGCACAAGAAATCTAAAGAAACATGTTGAAGAATCTGCTTTCAGAGACACATCCTCAAGTCATGATAAGTTGGGAATTTCTTGTGAAAGGATCTCTGAGAAGAACATTTCAACAGAATTATCATCCAACGATCATCCAAGTATGATGGAATTGTGCATGAACTCTGTTCGGTCATGTGCTGATGGACTTAACCATGAAAGTTCAGCTTCTCAATCAATGAATACATATATTGGAAAGAACTCTGATATTCTGAGCATAAAAtctttaaatgaaaaaaattgtgCCTCCAAGTGTGTGGATGGATCTGAACTCAATGAACTTGATGTGAAAGAAAGAGCTCTACTTGCTAAAGGTATAACAGCCAACATCTGTGGCAACATACTCAAAAGAACAAGGTTTTCTCCGCTTTTTATTTTCAGGCGAAGGTCCAAAATAGAAAAGATTGCGAATGTGATAGATGAAGAAAAGAAGTCACTGCTTGAGGAGGATAAGGGTGCATCACTAGACAAGGGTGTAAGTTCTTCACAATATAAAACCTCTATATGTGAAGCAGTAACTGGTGAAGACTGCTTGGTTGACCCCTTAAGAGATCTGAATCAGCCAGAAGTAAGCCTTGAG GTCGCCAGACAAGATATTTGTTCACCATATGCCCAGGCTGATTCTATTGCTGGAATTCTGAC TGCTAATCACGTGGAAGAAACACCTTGCATGGAGAAGGACATAAGTAAAGACATCACACCTCTTGCCACTGACCAAGCAGATCCTTCTGCTACTTGTGCCAGAATCTCGTCAAATATTGGCAATGAAGATCTGTTTTGTGCAGCTGCGGCTGAAACTGAGCAACAGACGTCATCTATCAAGAATGATTTTGTTAATAACAAGTCTCAATTCGTTTCAAGTGATAATGTGGAGGGCAAAATTTTTGATCGCACGCGATCTGAAGGCTCCCCCGGATATACAGAGCTAGCTGCCATTCCTCCTG GTTCATGTGGAGTATTGAATTGCAACGTATCATTGGATTTGCGCTCCAATGAAAATCGAATTCCTACAATTTCAGAAGCTCATCGTGATTCTAAAGATTCCACTAGCAGTAATGCTCCTATCCTGCAACAGTTGGCTCCCCGGGGCCAGCTTTTGGATCTTCTAAATCCTAAAGTAGGAGAATTGTCATTTGTGCACCATGCTGATGTTAAAGGTAGTTCCACATTGGTTAAAGATGGCAGTGGAGAGTTCATTTCAGAGTACATGGGAGCTGCATCAGAGAACAATTATCAGCAG CACGAAGCAATAGCTTACAGGGCTTCTGAAGAAAGCAGACTATTTTCATTGGAACAAGGTAGGAGCCAGCCCAGATTTGCTGCACGATCTGCAGATTTTCTTGGTTTATCCCTTCTTCCAGAACCCAGATGTGTTTATGCCCCCAATGCGTGTAACTTTGTTGGAAGAACTAGCGAATTTGTTCAAGAAGCACATTCTCAGCTTTCTTCAGTTCAGAGATCATCTCTTGTCAGACATGAACTGATGCTTGATAACGTCGTAACAAGAGCAGGAGCAGTAAACGGAAAGAGAAGCTGTTTCTTTGATAATTTCCAGAGGCCAACCACCTGGTCAGAAGAAGAACTGGACTTTCTTTGGATTGGTGTTAGAAGACATGGAAGAGGAAATTGGAATACGATGCTAATGGATCCCAGGCTGCACTTTTTGTTGTGGAGGTCGCCTCAGGAGCTGGCTCAGCGTTGGGATGAGGAGCAATCCAAACATTTTAGTGGCATATCACCATTTCATGGGAAGCATTTTAGACCAACTGACATCCACAAGAGGAACTACTTCCACTCCAGAGCTGGATTCCCGATGGAGGGTCTGGCTGATGAAGTCCAATTTTCACTAGGAGATTCAAATGCCTGTCATCTAGACAATAATGTCCCAGTCAACAATTGTCAAATCAACGGGATTGAACAGATCCGTGGGCCATATACAAGCATGAATACACTTCACACCAAACACTATGATAAGTACTGCAGAGGAAAATATGGAAGCACGTCAATTTCAGGTACTGAAATTTCTTCAGCTGATGGCGCGACAAGTGGTTTGACTACGAAGGGTAATTTACCTCATTGGCTCAGAGAAGCAGTTAATGTTCCTCCATCCATACATCCGCCAGGAATGCAGTTTGTCAATCAAACTTATCCCGCTTATTCTGCAGTTGGTAACTTAACAGAAGCTTGTACTATTGGCACATTAGGTAGTCGAAATGGAGTATCTGCGTCAAGTGGAACTGACCAGTGTCATGCCAACGGACAGAAAGATGACCTGATTGTTATCGACAGCGATGCATCTTCTGAAGAAACAATATCTGATGATCATAACACTAGGCATTAG
- the LOC108209459 gene encoding uncharacterized protein LOC108209459 isoform X6: MLYYIYSFKDRQHLKTRNWLSTVIEAQDTPESLEVCKSSTRNLKKHVEESAFRDTSSSHDKLGISCERISEKNISTELSSNDHPSMMELCMNSVRSCADGLNHESSASQSMNTYIGKNSDILSIKSLNEKNCASKCVDGSELNELDVKERALLAKGITANICGNILKRTRFSPLFIFRRRSKIEKIANVIDEEKKSLLEEDKGASLDKGVSSSQYKTSICEAVTGEDCLVDPLRDLNQPEVSLEVARQDICSPYAQADSIAGILTSANHVEETPCMEKDISKDITPLATDQADPSATCARISSNIGNEDLFCAAAAETEQQTSSIKNDFVNNKSQFVSSDNVEGKIFDRTRSEGSPGYTELAAIPPGSCGVLNCNVSLDLRSNENRIPTISEAHRDSKDSTSSNAPILQQLAPRGQLLDLLNPKVGELSFVHHADVKGSSTLVKDGSGEFISEYMGAASENNYQQHEAIAYRASEESRLFSLEQGRSQPRFAARSADFLGLSLLPEPRCVYAPNACNFVGRTSEFVQEAHSQLSSVQRSSLVRHELMLDNVVTRAGAVNGKRSCFFDNFQRPTTWSEEELDFLWIGVRRHGRGNWNTMLMDPRLHFLLWRSPQELAQRWDEEQSKHFSGISPFHGKHFRPTDIHKRNYFHSRAGFPMEGLADEVQFSLGDSNACHLDNNVPVNNCQINGIEQIRGPYTSMNTLHTKHYDKYCRGKYGSTSISGTEISSADGATSGLTTKGNLPHWLREAVNVPPSIHPPGMQFVNQTYPAYSAVGNLTEACTIGTLGSRNGVSASSGTDQCHANGQKDDLIVIDSDASSEETISDDHNTRH, encoded by the exons AtgctgtattatatatattcttttaaagATCGACAG CACCTGAAAACTCGGAACTGGCTGAGCACTGTCATTGAGGCACAAGATACACCAGAGTCACTTGAAGTTTGTAAATCAAGCACAAGAAATCTAAAGAAACATGTTGAAGAATCTGCTTTCAGAGACACATCCTCAAGTCATGATAAGTTGGGAATTTCTTGTGAAAGGATCTCTGAGAAGAACATTTCAACAGAATTATCATCCAACGATCATCCAAGTATGATGGAATTGTGCATGAACTCTGTTCGGTCATGTGCTGATGGACTTAACCATGAAAGTTCAGCTTCTCAATCAATGAATACATATATTGGAAAGAACTCTGATATTCTGAGCATAAAAtctttaaatgaaaaaaattgtgCCTCCAAGTGTGTGGATGGATCTGAACTCAATGAACTTGATGTGAAAGAAAGAGCTCTACTTGCTAAAGGTATAACAGCCAACATCTGTGGCAACATACTCAAAAGAACAAGGTTTTCTCCGCTTTTTATTTTCAGGCGAAGGTCCAAAATAGAAAAGATTGCGAATGTGATAGATGAAGAAAAGAAGTCACTGCTTGAGGAGGATAAGGGTGCATCACTAGACAAGGGTGTAAGTTCTTCACAATATAAAACCTCTATATGTGAAGCAGTAACTGGTGAAGACTGCTTGGTTGACCCCTTAAGAGATCTGAATCAGCCAGAAGTAAGCCTTGAG GTCGCCAGACAAGATATTTGTTCACCATATGCCCAGGCTGATTCTATTGCTGGAATTCTGAC taGTGCTAATCACGTGGAAGAAACACCTTGCATGGAGAAGGACATAAGTAAAGACATCACACCTCTTGCCACTGACCAAGCAGATCCTTCTGCTACTTGTGCCAGAATCTCGTCAAATATTGGCAATGAAGATCTGTTTTGTGCAGCTGCGGCTGAAACTGAGCAACAGACGTCATCTATCAAGAATGATTTTGTTAATAACAAGTCTCAATTCGTTTCAAGTGATAATGTGGAGGGCAAAATTTTTGATCGCACGCGATCTGAAGGCTCCCCCGGATATACAGAGCTAGCTGCCATTCCTCCTG GTTCATGTGGAGTATTGAATTGCAACGTATCATTGGATTTGCGCTCCAATGAAAATCGAATTCCTACAATTTCAGAAGCTCATCGTGATTCTAAAGATTCCACTAGCAGTAATGCTCCTATCCTGCAACAGTTGGCTCCCCGGGGCCAGCTTTTGGATCTTCTAAATCCTAAAGTAGGAGAATTGTCATTTGTGCACCATGCTGATGTTAAAGGTAGTTCCACATTGGTTAAAGATGGCAGTGGAGAGTTCATTTCAGAGTACATGGGAGCTGCATCAGAGAACAATTATCAGCAG CACGAAGCAATAGCTTACAGGGCTTCTGAAGAAAGCAGACTATTTTCATTGGAACAAGGTAGGAGCCAGCCCAGATTTGCTGCACGATCTGCAGATTTTCTTGGTTTATCCCTTCTTCCAGAACCCAGATGTGTTTATGCCCCCAATGCGTGTAACTTTGTTGGAAGAACTAGCGAATTTGTTCAAGAAGCACATTCTCAGCTTTCTTCAGTTCAGAGATCATCTCTTGTCAGACATGAACTGATGCTTGATAACGTCGTAACAAGAGCAGGAGCAGTAAACGGAAAGAGAAGCTGTTTCTTTGATAATTTCCAGAGGCCAACCACCTGGTCAGAAGAAGAACTGGACTTTCTTTGGATTGGTGTTAGAAGACATGGAAGAGGAAATTGGAATACGATGCTAATGGATCCCAGGCTGCACTTTTTGTTGTGGAGGTCGCCTCAGGAGCTGGCTCAGCGTTGGGATGAGGAGCAATCCAAACATTTTAGTGGCATATCACCATTTCATGGGAAGCATTTTAGACCAACTGACATCCACAAGAGGAACTACTTCCACTCCAGAGCTGGATTCCCGATGGAGGGTCTGGCTGATGAAGTCCAATTTTCACTAGGAGATTCAAATGCCTGTCATCTAGACAATAATGTCCCAGTCAACAATTGTCAAATCAACGGGATTGAACAGATCCGTGGGCCATATACAAGCATGAATACACTTCACACCAAACACTATGATAAGTACTGCAGAGGAAAATATGGAAGCACGTCAATTTCAGGTACTGAAATTTCTTCAGCTGATGGCGCGACAAGTGGTTTGACTACGAAGGGTAATTTACCTCATTGGCTCAGAGAAGCAGTTAATGTTCCTCCATCCATACATCCGCCAGGAATGCAGTTTGTCAATCAAACTTATCCCGCTTATTCTGCAGTTGGTAACTTAACAGAAGCTTGTACTATTGGCACATTAGGTAGTCGAAATGGAGTATCTGCGTCAAGTGGAACTGACCAGTGTCATGCCAACGGACAGAAAGATGACCTGATTGTTATCGACAGCGATGCATCTTCTGAAGAAACAATATCTGATGATCATAACACTAGGCATTAG
- the LOC108209459 gene encoding uncharacterized protein LOC108209459 isoform X1: MIGGKVVLTYKRKRSSVRTSPVREDGCPRSYSSDQISIESYENRVCELQDQSNDSEHLKTRNWLSTVIEAQDTPESLEVCKSSTRNLKKHVEESAFRDTSSSHDKLGISCERISEKNISTELSSNDHPSMMELCMNSVRSCADGLNHESSASQSMNTYIGKNSDILSIKSLNEKNCASKCVDGSELNELDVKERALLAKGITANICGNILKRTRFSPLFIFRRRSKIEKIANVIDEEKKSLLEEDKGASLDKGVSSSQYKTSICEAVTGEDCLVDPLRDLNQPEVSLEVARQDICSPYAQADSIAGILTSANHVEETPCMEKDISKDITPLATDQADPSATCARISSNIGNEDLFCAAAAETEQQTSSIKNDFVNNKSQFVSSDNVEGKIFDRTRSEGSPGYTELAAIPPGSCGVLNCNVSLDLRSNENRIPTISEAHRDSKDSTSSNAPILQQLAPRGQLLDLLNPKVGELSFVHHADVKGSSTLVKDGSGEFISEYMGAASENNYQQHEAIAYRASEESRLFSLEQGRSQPRFAARSADFLGLSLLPEPRCVYAPNACNFVGRTSEFVQEAHSQLSSVQRSSLVRHELMLDNVVTRAGAVNGKRSCFFDNFQRPTTWSEEELDFLWIGVRRHGRGNWNTMLMDPRLHFLLWRSPQELAQRWDEEQSKHFSGISPFHGKHFRPTDIHKRNYFHSRAGFPMEGLADEVQFSLGDSNACHLDNNVPVNNCQINGIEQIRGPYTSMNTLHTKHYDKYCRGKYGSTSISGTEISSADGATSGLTTKGNLPHWLREAVNVPPSIHPPGMQFVNQTYPAYSAVGNLTEACTIGTLGSRNGVSASSGTDQCHANGQKDDLIVIDSDASSEETISDDHNTRH, encoded by the exons ATGATTGGCGGTAAAGTAGTTTTGACGTATAAACGAAAGAGATCATCAGTAAGGACCAGCCCTGTCCGTGAAGATGGATGCCCTAGGTCATACTCCAGTGATCAAATTTCCATAGAGTCATATGAAAATCGAGTGTGTGAGCTTCAAGATCAGAGTAATGATTCAGAG CACCTGAAAACTCGGAACTGGCTGAGCACTGTCATTGAGGCACAAGATACACCAGAGTCACTTGAAGTTTGTAAATCAAGCACAAGAAATCTAAAGAAACATGTTGAAGAATCTGCTTTCAGAGACACATCCTCAAGTCATGATAAGTTGGGAATTTCTTGTGAAAGGATCTCTGAGAAGAACATTTCAACAGAATTATCATCCAACGATCATCCAAGTATGATGGAATTGTGCATGAACTCTGTTCGGTCATGTGCTGATGGACTTAACCATGAAAGTTCAGCTTCTCAATCAATGAATACATATATTGGAAAGAACTCTGATATTCTGAGCATAAAAtctttaaatgaaaaaaattgtgCCTCCAAGTGTGTGGATGGATCTGAACTCAATGAACTTGATGTGAAAGAAAGAGCTCTACTTGCTAAAGGTATAACAGCCAACATCTGTGGCAACATACTCAAAAGAACAAGGTTTTCTCCGCTTTTTATTTTCAGGCGAAGGTCCAAAATAGAAAAGATTGCGAATGTGATAGATGAAGAAAAGAAGTCACTGCTTGAGGAGGATAAGGGTGCATCACTAGACAAGGGTGTAAGTTCTTCACAATATAAAACCTCTATATGTGAAGCAGTAACTGGTGAAGACTGCTTGGTTGACCCCTTAAGAGATCTGAATCAGCCAGAAGTAAGCCTTGAG GTCGCCAGACAAGATATTTGTTCACCATATGCCCAGGCTGATTCTATTGCTGGAATTCTGAC taGTGCTAATCACGTGGAAGAAACACCTTGCATGGAGAAGGACATAAGTAAAGACATCACACCTCTTGCCACTGACCAAGCAGATCCTTCTGCTACTTGTGCCAGAATCTCGTCAAATATTGGCAATGAAGATCTGTTTTGTGCAGCTGCGGCTGAAACTGAGCAACAGACGTCATCTATCAAGAATGATTTTGTTAATAACAAGTCTCAATTCGTTTCAAGTGATAATGTGGAGGGCAAAATTTTTGATCGCACGCGATCTGAAGGCTCCCCCGGATATACAGAGCTAGCTGCCATTCCTCCTG GTTCATGTGGAGTATTGAATTGCAACGTATCATTGGATTTGCGCTCCAATGAAAATCGAATTCCTACAATTTCAGAAGCTCATCGTGATTCTAAAGATTCCACTAGCAGTAATGCTCCTATCCTGCAACAGTTGGCTCCCCGGGGCCAGCTTTTGGATCTTCTAAATCCTAAAGTAGGAGAATTGTCATTTGTGCACCATGCTGATGTTAAAGGTAGTTCCACATTGGTTAAAGATGGCAGTGGAGAGTTCATTTCAGAGTACATGGGAGCTGCATCAGAGAACAATTATCAGCAG CACGAAGCAATAGCTTACAGGGCTTCTGAAGAAAGCAGACTATTTTCATTGGAACAAGGTAGGAGCCAGCCCAGATTTGCTGCACGATCTGCAGATTTTCTTGGTTTATCCCTTCTTCCAGAACCCAGATGTGTTTATGCCCCCAATGCGTGTAACTTTGTTGGAAGAACTAGCGAATTTGTTCAAGAAGCACATTCTCAGCTTTCTTCAGTTCAGAGATCATCTCTTGTCAGACATGAACTGATGCTTGATAACGTCGTAACAAGAGCAGGAGCAGTAAACGGAAAGAGAAGCTGTTTCTTTGATAATTTCCAGAGGCCAACCACCTGGTCAGAAGAAGAACTGGACTTTCTTTGGATTGGTGTTAGAAGACATGGAAGAGGAAATTGGAATACGATGCTAATGGATCCCAGGCTGCACTTTTTGTTGTGGAGGTCGCCTCAGGAGCTGGCTCAGCGTTGGGATGAGGAGCAATCCAAACATTTTAGTGGCATATCACCATTTCATGGGAAGCATTTTAGACCAACTGACATCCACAAGAGGAACTACTTCCACTCCAGAGCTGGATTCCCGATGGAGGGTCTGGCTGATGAAGTCCAATTTTCACTAGGAGATTCAAATGCCTGTCATCTAGACAATAATGTCCCAGTCAACAATTGTCAAATCAACGGGATTGAACAGATCCGTGGGCCATATACAAGCATGAATACACTTCACACCAAACACTATGATAAGTACTGCAGAGGAAAATATGGAAGCACGTCAATTTCAGGTACTGAAATTTCTTCAGCTGATGGCGCGACAAGTGGTTTGACTACGAAGGGTAATTTACCTCATTGGCTCAGAGAAGCAGTTAATGTTCCTCCATCCATACATCCGCCAGGAATGCAGTTTGTCAATCAAACTTATCCCGCTTATTCTGCAGTTGGTAACTTAACAGAAGCTTGTACTATTGGCACATTAGGTAGTCGAAATGGAGTATCTGCGTCAAGTGGAACTGACCAGTGTCATGCCAACGGACAGAAAGATGACCTGATTGTTATCGACAGCGATGCATCTTCTGAAGAAACAATATCTGATGATCATAACACTAGGCATTAG